A region from the Maridesulfovibrio zosterae DSM 11974 genome encodes:
- a CDS encoding response regulator has product MSGDTVKNTVLVVENSNTQARIITEHIESVTPFDSVVVNSMDELEEKFADDDNDFFIAVLNLNIKGAPDGEAVDYVLARKIPCIVLTSTFDENIRNRFIEKNVLDYFNKSSHVDLDEMVDLIRRIYSNHEVKVVVAEDSSTARNIMRNLLERLNFTVLTGKDGAEALELIKDNPDVKMLLTDYEMPNLDGFELVGEVRKMFSRDQLAILGVSSHNAGAITAKFLKRGANDFLKKPFEVEEFSWRVTNNLNELERIRSIKDAYSRDPLTGVANLSSFIEQGRDLFKEMIRQGKKPVLAAFNVDDVFQINEQYGWNAGFASIKKAASLLDQHSIGWDLVGRSDYGFFILSDDSDILKKDLAAVKAALASAQIVSGSDRFMVSASFTVSKDSGSSFDSALSKVTGSLHINQSKGINSGGFV; this is encoded by the coding sequence TAATACTCAGGCCAGAATTATTACTGAGCATATTGAGTCTGTCACGCCATTTGATTCTGTTGTTGTCAACTCTATGGATGAGCTTGAAGAAAAGTTTGCTGATGACGATAATGATTTCTTTATTGCAGTACTGAATTTAAATATCAAAGGAGCCCCGGATGGTGAAGCCGTAGATTATGTGCTTGCCCGCAAAATTCCTTGTATCGTTTTAACTTCAACTTTTGACGAAAATATCCGTAACAGGTTTATTGAAAAGAATGTTTTAGATTATTTTAATAAATCAAGCCATGTTGACCTTGATGAAATGGTTGATTTAATACGGCGTATTTATTCAAACCATGAGGTTAAAGTCGTTGTAGCTGAAGATAGTTCAACTGCCCGCAATATTATGCGTAATCTTCTGGAGCGTCTTAATTTTACGGTTCTGACTGGCAAAGACGGGGCAGAGGCTCTTGAACTTATTAAAGATAATCCAGATGTTAAGATGCTTCTCACTGACTATGAAATGCCTAACCTTGATGGCTTTGAACTGGTTGGAGAAGTCCGCAAAATGTTCAGCCGTGATCAGTTGGCAATTCTTGGAGTTTCATCGCATAACGCCGGAGCCATCACTGCAAAATTTTTGAAGCGCGGAGCTAACGATTTTCTTAAAAAGCCTTTTGAAGTGGAAGAATTTTCGTGGCGTGTCACAAATAACCTTAATGAACTTGAACGTATCAGGTCAATTAAGGATGCATACAGCCGTGATCCGTTGACCGGGGTTGCCAATCTTTCCAGTTTTATTGAGCAAGGCCGCGATCTTTTTAAGGAAATGATCCGTCAGGGTAAGAAACCAGTTCTGGCCGCTTTCAATGTTGATGATGTTTTTCAAATCAACGAACAATATGGCTGGAATGCCGGGTTTGCAAGTATCAAGAAAGCTGCATCCTTACTGGATCAACATTCCATCGGTTGGGATCTGGTTGGCCGTTCAGATTATGGTTTTTTTATACTCTCAGACGATAGTGATATTTTGAAGAAAGATCTTGCTGCCGTCAAAGCTGCGCTTGCAAGTGCACAGATTGTCAGCGGTTCAGATCGATTTATGGTTTCGGCATCATTTACCGTAAGTAAAGACTCTGGAAGCAGCTTTGACTCAGCTTTATCTAAGGTCACTGGATCACTTCATATTAACCAGAGTAAGGGGATTAATTCCGGGGGCTTTGTGTAG
- a CDS encoding C25 family cysteine peptidase, producing MHSFTEIQKPAASAPVPVKVSTAPLTETKKSIIVCTADFMRAAKYFSFLHREYEGVKSIIIKTPHTNGTTESRTKIISEIKDHIRAQNKDGSIMSVLILGDKSVVPLAEFSTENGTNLHTSDYCYGGSSDSPENMLPVGRIPAISSEEAEAVAAKYERWYEDLRFRPAWPVSFIGGKGFTADQISDPELLFFSLQQEGIAGPEAIRYLGAAGGCEPRRLLQSLAEDDASVQWLALDTCPEGFTIGKGVLGVSKILELEYKPGLPVVLNPSCEPKVFNSTLPTPAQALVLSKGGGLAVMTGCNSSGRITAELDSGRVYRVDTSGTARLLIEFHKAYFSGKHRIAEAIREARAQFAANIRTGEDISPIYDSIFYGDPVMSLPLPVRTESPAYNGLTTITKPKNPYGVAVFPINSTISFAMEEGGVYPAVELTIIDRLSGKRVSSMKVQEDDIFNFSADGEGSYLIYSRPLDGPLAWQFFNVQKKGNSELKLTEKFNKKTPKIKALIKPVRYSVQVSSNRKKDSAIRVRKKLTGQGYEAYVVEVASANKRKWYCVRFGEFDSWADAVEASAEYERKEQADAKIVRCNRGS from the coding sequence ATGCATAGCTTCACTGAAATCCAGAAGCCCGCTGCCTCAGCTCCTGTACCAGTTAAGGTTTCTACCGCTCCATTAACTGAGACAAAGAAAAGTATTATTGTATGTACGGCTGATTTTATGCGTGCTGCAAAATATTTTTCATTTTTACACCGTGAATATGAAGGTGTTAAATCTATCATTATTAAAACACCTCATACGAATGGAACCACCGAATCACGGACAAAAATTATTTCCGAAATTAAAGATCATATAAGAGCTCAAAACAAAGATGGATCGATAATGTCTGTTCTCATACTGGGGGACAAATCTGTTGTTCCTTTAGCTGAATTCAGTACAGAAAACGGCACCAATCTACATACATCTGATTACTGCTACGGAGGATCATCAGACTCTCCAGAAAACATGTTACCTGTAGGCCGAATTCCCGCTATCAGTTCAGAAGAGGCAGAAGCTGTCGCGGCAAAGTATGAGCGCTGGTATGAAGACCTTCGTTTCCGTCCGGCATGGCCCGTTTCATTTATTGGCGGAAAAGGTTTTACTGCAGATCAAATATCCGATCCAGAGCTTCTTTTCTTCAGCCTGCAACAAGAGGGAATCGCCGGCCCGGAAGCTATCCGCTATCTTGGAGCAGCCGGAGGCTGTGAGCCAAGACGCTTGCTGCAAAGCCTGGCGGAGGACGATGCTTCCGTACAATGGCTGGCTCTTGATACTTGTCCAGAAGGATTTACAATAGGAAAAGGAGTATTGGGAGTTTCAAAAATATTGGAACTTGAATACAAACCGGGACTCCCCGTAGTCTTGAATCCTTCTTGCGAACCGAAGGTTTTTAATTCAACATTACCGACTCCTGCACAGGCCCTTGTCCTTTCTAAAGGAGGAGGACTAGCAGTTATGACTGGCTGCAATTCTTCCGGAAGAATTACAGCAGAGCTGGACAGCGGTCGAGTTTACAGAGTTGATACAAGTGGCACTGCGCGCCTTCTAATAGAATTCCATAAAGCGTATTTCAGTGGAAAACACCGCATTGCAGAGGCTATTCGTGAAGCCAGAGCCCAGTTTGCCGCAAATATTAGAACCGGAGAAGACATTTCCCCAATATACGATTCCATTTTTTACGGTGATCCGGTTATGTCGCTTCCACTTCCTGTCCGTACTGAATCACCGGCTTATAACGGGCTAACAACTATCACAAAACCGAAAAATCCTTATGGAGTGGCCGTTTTTCCTATTAATTCTACTATCTCTTTTGCTATGGAAGAAGGGGGAGTATACCCTGCTGTAGAGTTAACAATTATTGACCGTTTAAGTGGCAAAAGAGTTTCGTCGATGAAGGTACAGGAAGATGATATTTTCAATTTTTCAGCAGATGGAGAAGGAAGCTACCTGATATATTCCAGACCGCTGGACGGCCCACTTGCCTGGCAGTTTTTTAATGTACAAAAGAAAGGAAATTCAGAACTAAAGCTCACCGAAAAATTTAATAAAAAAACACCTAAAATTAAAGCGTTAATAAAACCCGTCCGTTACTCTGTACAAGTAAGTTCAAACCGTAAAAAAGATTCAGCTATCAGAGTACGCAAGAAACTCACAGGACAAGGTTACGAAGCCTATGTTGTTGAAGTAGCTTCGGCAAATAAACGCAAATGGTATTGCGTCCGATTTGGTGAATTCGATTCATGGGCAGATGCTGTAGAAGCTTCTGCAGAATATGAACGAAAAGAGCAGGCTGATGCTAAGATAGTCCGGTGTAACCGCGGCAGTTAA
- the waaF gene encoding lipopolysaccharide heptosyltransferase II, producing the protein MKDNYKKIALWQTAFLGDSVLTLPLIKALSLRFPEAEIHLFVRKGVEPLFAAQKELAGVYGFDKRGAQKSMKAAFKYGAEIAKQDYDLWISAHTSMRSAVVSMASKIPDRIGYTAPWYNRLVYTKTVNRKFTELEEVERLLALGKPLGISESTPQVELNIPSDILAESKSFFSQFSGRPVIGIHPGSTWQTKKWPENNFAQIISKCVKAGYKVLLFGGPDEMDLCNVILQQAEHKTDVTNIAGKLNLQQLAAYIRQLNLYLTNDSGPMHIAWIQNVPLVAMFGPTVKKFGFFPRGKNSTILESSENLSCRPCGLHGGKSCPEKHHKCMTNITVEMVWEEIIEKVEKQKVIL; encoded by the coding sequence ATGAAAGATAATTATAAAAAAATAGCCTTATGGCAGACAGCTTTTCTGGGAGACTCTGTTTTAACTCTTCCACTCATAAAAGCACTTTCTTTACGATTTCCTGAAGCTGAAATACATCTTTTTGTACGTAAAGGAGTAGAACCTCTTTTTGCTGCACAGAAAGAGCTTGCCGGAGTTTATGGATTTGATAAACGCGGTGCACAAAAAAGCATGAAAGCAGCCTTCAAGTATGGAGCTGAAATAGCAAAGCAGGACTATGACCTCTGGATCTCAGCCCATACCAGCATGAGATCGGCTGTTGTAAGCATGGCCTCAAAAATTCCTGACCGTATCGGCTACACTGCTCCATGGTATAACCGTCTGGTCTATACCAAAACAGTTAACCGAAAATTCACAGAGCTGGAAGAAGTTGAACGTCTTTTAGCTCTAGGTAAACCGCTGGGCATTTCTGAGTCGACTCCGCAGGTAGAGCTTAATATACCGTCTGATATTCTTGCAGAATCCAAATCTTTTTTTTCACAGTTCAGTGGCAGACCTGTCATCGGCATACATCCAGGATCAACGTGGCAGACTAAAAAATGGCCTGAAAATAATTTTGCGCAGATTATAAGCAAATGTGTGAAAGCTGGATATAAAGTACTCTTATTCGGTGGGCCTGATGAAATGGACTTATGTAATGTTATTTTACAGCAGGCAGAACATAAGACCGATGTCACCAACATTGCAGGTAAGCTGAATCTTCAACAACTCGCAGCCTATATTCGGCAATTGAATCTCTACCTGACAAATGATTCCGGGCCAATGCATATTGCATGGATTCAAAATGTACCTCTTGTTGCGATGTTCGGCCCGACAGTAAAAAAATTCGGATTCTTTCCACGCGGTAAAAATTCAACAATTCTTGAAAGCAGTGAAAATCTCAGTTGCAGGCCATGCGGGCTTCACGGCGGTAAAAGCTGCCCTGAAAAACATCATAAATGCATGACAAATATTACGGTTGAAATGGTTTGGGAAGAGATCATAGAGAAAGTGGAAAAACAAAAGGTAATTCTATAA
- a CDS encoding YidH family protein, with protein sequence MADESKEQILLDNDSLALMRTLLANERTFLAWCRTSLGLLGFGFVIEKISWYMDKFLQDTPREIIHEMTLLSIFTLVSGVVILLGAAIRFFSFERKVGAKVKWAKPYPEILVTLAVALVLIVSALAGKMMF encoded by the coding sequence ATGGCGGATGAGAGCAAGGAGCAGATTTTGCTGGACAATGACAGTCTGGCCTTAATGAGAACACTGCTGGCAAATGAGAGAACATTTCTGGCATGGTGCAGGACCTCTCTTGGACTGCTGGGTTTTGGTTTTGTAATTGAAAAAATCAGCTGGTACATGGACAAATTTCTGCAAGACACCCCTCGTGAAATCATTCATGAAATGACCCTGCTAAGTATTTTTACACTGGTTTCAGGAGTAGTAATTCTGCTTGGTGCTGCGATCCGTTTTTTCTCTTTTGAAAGAAAAGTCGGCGCCAAAGTTAAATGGGCAAAGCCTTATCCTGAAATTCTGGTAACTCTGGCTGTAGCATTGGTATTAATTGTCAGTGCTCTTGCCGGAAAAATGATGTTTTAA
- the glpX gene encoding class II fructose-bisphosphatase: MEAPQRNLALDLVRVTEAAALASARWLGRGDKNSGDQAAVDAMRLSFNSLAISGTVVIGEGEKDHAPMLYNGEKLGVGEGPGMDVAVDPVEGTNLLAYGRPNAISVVGVAPTGMMLDPGPSYYMQKLVVPTAARNMVDINAPVKDNLNKIAKALNKDIDDLVVFVLEKPRHHGLIQEIRDAGARIQLHTDGDVAGALMVVDPRCPVDVMMGTGGTPEGVLSACAIRIMGGEMYARFDPQSENEKNALEEQGYDLRNIMTVNDLVQSDDIFFSATGISGGTFLRGVRYLGYGAETTSLVMRGKTGTVRLIEAVHTWDKLMKISAVKYD, encoded by the coding sequence ATGGAAGCTCCCCAGAGAAATTTGGCTCTTGACCTTGTAAGGGTAACCGAAGCGGCTGCTCTGGCTTCTGCCAGATGGCTGGGCCGGGGTGACAAAAACTCCGGTGATCAGGCTGCGGTCGATGCCATGCGTTTGAGTTTTAACAGCCTTGCCATCAGCGGTACAGTTGTTATCGGTGAAGGTGAAAAAGACCATGCCCCTATGCTATACAACGGCGAAAAGCTTGGCGTAGGTGAAGGCCCAGGAATGGACGTTGCGGTTGACCCTGTTGAAGGTACAAACCTTCTTGCATACGGTCGTCCCAACGCTATCTCAGTAGTCGGAGTTGCCCCCACAGGCATGATGCTTGATCCGGGTCCGAGCTACTACATGCAAAAGCTGGTCGTTCCAACTGCTGCTAGAAATATGGTTGACATCAATGCCCCGGTTAAAGACAACCTGAACAAAATTGCCAAAGCTCTCAATAAAGATATTGATGACCTTGTTGTTTTTGTTCTTGAAAAACCCAGACATCACGGTCTTATTCAAGAAATCCGTGATGCCGGTGCGCGCATCCAGCTTCATACTGACGGTGATGTTGCCGGAGCACTTATGGTCGTTGATCCTCGCTGCCCTGTTGACGTAATGATGGGTACAGGAGGCACACCGGAAGGAGTGCTTTCAGCCTGCGCTATCCGCATCATGGGTGGTGAAATGTATGCCAGATTTGACCCCCAGTCTGAAAATGAAAAAAATGCTCTTGAAGAGCAGGGCTACGATCTGCGAAATATTATGACTGTTAATGATCTCGTTCAAAGTGATGATATTTTCTTCTCCGCCACAGGTATTTCCGGCGGAACTTTCCTGCGTGGTGTACGCTACCTCGGCTACGGCGCAGAAACGACATCCTTGGTTATGCGCGGAAAGACAGGAACAGTTCGCCTGATTGAAGCAGTACATACCTGGGACAAGCTCATGAAAATTAGTGCTGTTAAGTACGACTAA
- a CDS encoding N-acetylmuramoyl-L-alanine amidase: MRKIFIQNLFMAFLLAGLFVSVTPASAFGGSVKDDFTIAWKQFHALSKDKKKSQYRSEWEKVAKRFRNVFKKSTRGAYAPKSLYYLGRTYEELGNRSGLKKDFRSAVDYFGRMISNFPSHSWTDDSIFRRAEIRLHKLNEKDLAYSDYLTIVHRYSKSDMYSKARGRLDKMDRSSVRGKEEGRKKPSGTIVPSSTGKNKSGSKSTKRAKLLAVRYTSSESYTRVVFDLDGEVRYRYQILNPNQSVNRPHRLYVDLEDTLLSKGVHKDTQVADGILKDIRSAQKDPRTTRVVLDFNSMQDYKIFPLENPFRLVIDVQAPEEGKVAVSRKPTKKTFKKSKPQKYVPPKNSKKMAGELLEQLGLTFKTIMLDPGHGGKDPGASANGIKEKNINLRFTKILAAKLKKAGFSVLYTRSTDVFIPLEERTAMANIKKADMFISVHCNAHRSSKINGIETYTLNLARNRNAVRVAARENAISAKRISDLQVILTDLMLNSKMKESKDLAKNIHTKSLANVRRNWSVKDQGVREAPFYVLMGAKMPSVLIELGYLTNRTEAKRLNSDKYLSYIADGIVKGVLEYKKQIERYASL, encoded by the coding sequence ATGCGCAAAATTTTTATTCAGAATCTTTTCATGGCCTTTTTGCTAGCCGGATTATTTGTATCGGTTACTCCTGCAAGTGCGTTTGGGGGCAGTGTTAAAGATGATTTTACCATTGCCTGGAAGCAATTTCATGCACTTTCTAAAGATAAAAAGAAGTCTCAATATAGAAGTGAATGGGAAAAGGTTGCTAAAAGATTTCGTAATGTTTTTAAGAAATCAACACGTGGAGCTTATGCTCCGAAGTCCCTTTACTATCTTGGCAGAACATACGAGGAGTTAGGTAATCGGAGTGGATTGAAGAAAGATTTCCGCAGCGCTGTTGATTACTTTGGGCGTATGATCTCAAATTTTCCTTCGCATTCGTGGACAGATGACAGTATCTTTAGACGTGCGGAAATACGGTTGCATAAACTGAATGAAAAAGATTTAGCTTATTCAGATTATTTAACTATTGTTCATCGCTACTCCAAGTCAGACATGTACTCTAAGGCTAGAGGCAGACTTGATAAAATGGACCGCAGTAGTGTTCGCGGTAAAGAAGAAGGCCGCAAGAAACCTTCCGGCACGATTGTCCCCTCATCAACTGGAAAAAATAAATCTGGCAGTAAATCAACAAAGCGGGCAAAATTACTTGCAGTCCGTTATACCAGCAGCGAGTCTTACACTCGTGTTGTCTTTGATCTTGATGGAGAGGTTCGTTATCGGTATCAGATTTTAAATCCTAACCAGAGTGTTAACCGCCCGCATAGACTTTATGTAGATCTTGAGGATACTCTTCTTAGCAAAGGTGTGCATAAGGATACTCAGGTTGCAGACGGTATCTTAAAGGATATTCGTTCAGCGCAGAAAGATCCTAGAACGACTCGTGTTGTTTTGGATTTTAATTCTATGCAGGATTATAAAATTTTCCCGCTAGAAAATCCATTCCGGTTGGTAATTGATGTTCAGGCTCCTGAAGAGGGGAAGGTTGCAGTCAGCAGGAAGCCTACAAAAAAAACTTTCAAAAAATCTAAGCCCCAAAAGTATGTTCCCCCAAAAAACAGCAAGAAAATGGCTGGCGAACTGCTTGAACAGCTTGGATTGACTTTTAAAACTATCATGCTTGATCCCGGTCATGGTGGAAAGGACCCGGGGGCATCAGCTAACGGCATTAAAGAGAAAAATATAAACTTGCGTTTTACTAAAATACTTGCTGCAAAGCTCAAAAAAGCAGGTTTCTCAGTTCTCTACACAAGAAGTACCGATGTATTTATACCGCTTGAAGAGCGCACTGCCATGGCTAATATTAAAAAGGCGGATATGTTTATTTCCGTTCATTGCAACGCTCATCGCAGTTCAAAGATCAACGGTATAGAAACATATACTTTGAACCTTGCACGTAACCGTAATGCTGTGCGAGTTGCCGCTCGTGAGAACGCAATTTCTGCTAAGCGTATCAGTGATTTACAAGTTATTCTTACTGATTTGATGCTTAATTCGAAGATGAAAGAAAGCAAGGATCTTGCTAAAAATATTCACACTAAGTCATTGGCTAATGTGCGCAGGAATTGGTCTGTTAAAGATCAGGGAGTTCGTGAGGCTCCGTTTTACGTTCTCATGGGAGCCAAAATGCCTTCCGTGCTTATCGAACTTGGATATCTGACAAACAGGACTGAAGCGAAAAGGTTGAACTCTGATAAGTATCTTTCTTATATTGCCGATGGTATCGTAAAAGGTGTATTGGAGTACAAGAAGCAGATTGAAAGATATGCAAGTCTTTAA
- a CDS encoding HAD family hydrolase: MISLDIPGFGKLDIEHLVLDYNGTLALDGNLLPGLGKLIKELAEDVQVHVLTADTLGQCEEELAELPVTIHIIDGDTEDQAKLNYVNTLGTEICACIGNGRNDLLMLRESALGIIISGAECMSMKSARVADIGATDITNALGLFTHPVRLLTTLRN; the protein is encoded by the coding sequence ATGATCAGTCTTGATATTCCCGGTTTCGGAAAGCTTGATATTGAGCACCTTGTTCTCGATTATAACGGTACTTTAGCTTTGGACGGTAATCTGTTACCGGGGCTGGGGAAGCTTATCAAAGAGCTGGCGGAAGACGTACAGGTTCATGTTCTTACTGCAGACACCTTAGGGCAGTGCGAAGAAGAACTTGCTGAACTTCCGGTGACAATCCACATAATAGACGGAGACACAGAAGATCAAGCCAAGCTCAACTATGTGAATACGCTTGGAACGGAAATTTGTGCCTGTATTGGAAATGGTCGAAATGATTTGCTTATGCTGCGTGAATCTGCTTTGGGCATAATCATTTCAGGAGCTGAATGTATGTCTATGAAATCGGCGCGTGTTGCCGATATCGGAGCAACAGATATTACGAATGCCCTAGGGCTTTTTACCCATCCTGTAAGGCTGCTCACGACCCTTCGTAACTAA
- the rimO gene encoding 30S ribosomal protein S12 methylthiotransferase RimO: MTNQKIKIYTISLGCPKNRVDTEKMLGTFGSSMIPVPTPEESDLVLINTCGFIGPATEESIDSILETSEIIKEISPKPILAVAGCLVSRYGALSEQIPEVDLWLSTHDLDKWPDMAAKALTKEFVAEQTRAISTAPAYAYLKISEGCSHSCRFCTIPSIRGPQVSRELTGLVEEAKYILDQGVPEIIIVGQDSTAYGSDLSDQTTNLRNLIEKLLPLDGLEWLRLMYLYPAGLTDEMLTFLANAGRPLLPYFDIPVQHAHSEILSSMGRPFARDPRRVIDRVRKHIPHAVLRTSIIVGYPGETEEHFNILMDFVKETRFQHLGVFSYQPEEGTPAGEMEQLPAELREERRLRLMELQSVISREILEEKIGETIDVLIEEPNEEWDGLFNGRVWFQAPEVDGITYISAPEDSIELRPGMIVEAEVDNVTDYDLVTLIK, encoded by the coding sequence ATGACAAATCAAAAAATTAAAATTTATACTATAAGCCTCGGCTGTCCAAAGAACCGAGTCGATACAGAAAAAATGCTTGGTACATTTGGCAGCAGCATGATCCCCGTACCAACCCCCGAAGAATCAGACCTTGTCTTGATTAATACCTGTGGCTTTATCGGCCCTGCAACAGAAGAATCTATTGACTCAATTCTTGAAACTTCCGAAATAATCAAAGAGATCAGCCCTAAACCTATTCTTGCAGTAGCAGGATGTCTGGTCAGCCGTTACGGAGCTCTGTCTGAGCAAATCCCTGAAGTAGACCTCTGGCTCTCCACCCATGATCTGGATAAATGGCCTGACATGGCAGCAAAAGCTCTCACTAAAGAATTCGTTGCTGAGCAGACCAGAGCTATAAGTACAGCTCCGGCATACGCTTACTTAAAGATAAGTGAAGGGTGCTCCCATTCCTGTAGATTCTGCACCATACCATCTATTCGAGGCCCGCAAGTAAGCCGCGAGCTGACCGGTTTGGTAGAAGAAGCAAAATATATTCTTGATCAGGGTGTTCCTGAAATCATTATTGTAGGTCAAGACAGCACCGCCTACGGCTCGGACTTAAGTGACCAGACAACCAACCTACGCAATCTAATTGAAAAACTGCTTCCACTGGACGGGCTAGAATGGCTGCGCCTCATGTATCTATATCCAGCAGGGCTGACCGACGAGATGTTAACATTCCTTGCTAATGCAGGAAGACCTTTATTGCCTTATTTTGACATACCTGTTCAGCACGCACACTCTGAAATTCTGTCATCCATGGGCCGCCCTTTTGCCCGTGACCCACGCAGGGTTATTGACAGAGTCCGCAAACACATTCCACATGCAGTGCTACGTACCAGCATAATCGTAGGATACCCTGGAGAAACTGAAGAACATTTCAATATTCTTATGGATTTTGTAAAAGAAACAAGATTTCAGCACCTCGGCGTATTCTCATATCAGCCTGAAGAAGGAACTCCTGCCGGAGAAATGGAACAGCTGCCCGCAGAGCTGAGGGAAGAACGCCGCCTGAGACTGATGGAATTACAGTCTGTAATAAGCCGCGAAATTCTTGAAGAAAAAATAGGTGAAACCATCGATGTACTCATCGAAGAACCTAATGAAGAATGGGATGGACTTTTTAACGGAAGAGTCTGGTTTCAAGCACCGGAAGTAGACGGAATAACCTACATAAGTGCCCCGGAAGACTCAATTGAACTGAGACCGGGAATGATTGTTGAGGCAGAAGTTGACAATGTTACAGATTATGACCTTGTCACTTTGATAAAATAA
- a CDS encoding two-component system sensor histidine kinase NtrB has translation MLENFEYEKQKDCIGVVGYSYALSSLSKLLKESSREGAGIDLQAGVLLDEVGNPLSSGFKFPLYKNLSEMLTAHPQINMVFELSGQKAMVAELRSCLPADITLVELPAARFFLRLHATDRLWIACKADLMQTQGLFKSVVDQMPEDIIVIGSSGMIVDCNKTFCIKAGENLEDLRGQNPLHFYDCLSSVCPVEKGVIRLDKMTGDKPDELMMPETDSDGKMNFFRLYIYPIVEEETGKVVQLVVIRRNITERTLMEHRFQQSERMAIVGELSAYIAHEIRNPLMAMGGFAKVLLKNKTIDESGHEKIKIIYNESKRLDKLLKSILSFVRAKDVEKNNIDVNRVAADAMQLLSLGCQLQGIKVELDLDKNIPLGVGGAEQVRQCLINLVKNSMEAMPDGGIIKISTGVSAAFVWLEVRDDGPGIPDEIRSEVFEPFYSSKVNGNGLGLPLVKKIMEEFGGDVELASREDSGTSVALLLPIANPVA, from the coding sequence ATGCTGGAAAATTTTGAATATGAAAAACAGAAAGATTGTATCGGAGTTGTTGGATATTCTTATGCTCTTTCATCTCTTTCAAAGCTTCTTAAGGAAAGCAGTCGTGAAGGCGCGGGAATTGATCTCCAAGCCGGTGTTCTGCTTGATGAGGTTGGCAATCCACTTTCTTCTGGGTTTAAATTTCCTCTGTATAAAAATTTAAGCGAAATGCTTACTGCTCATCCCCAAATTAATATGGTTTTTGAGCTTTCAGGACAAAAAGCAATGGTCGCTGAGTTACGTTCATGTCTTCCTGCTGACATAACTTTGGTTGAGCTTCCTGCTGCTCGTTTTTTCTTGCGTCTGCATGCGACTGATCGTTTATGGATTGCTTGTAAAGCTGACCTGATGCAGACGCAGGGACTGTTTAAATCTGTAGTGGATCAAATGCCGGAGGATATAATTGTAATTGGTTCAAGTGGCATGATTGTAGATTGTAATAAGACTTTTTGTATTAAGGCTGGAGAAAATCTTGAGGATTTAAGGGGTCAGAATCCACTTCACTTTTATGATTGCTTAAGTTCGGTTTGTCCCGTTGAAAAGGGTGTGATCCGTTTAGATAAAATGACTGGAGACAAACCTGATGAGTTGATGATGCCTGAAACGGATAGTGATGGTAAAATGAATTTCTTCAGGCTTTATATTTATCCGATTGTTGAGGAAGAGACTGGAAAGGTTGTACAGTTGGTTGTTATTCGCAGAAACATTACCGAGCGAACTTTGATGGAGCATCGTTTTCAGCAATCGGAACGAATGGCAATTGTGGGCGAGCTTTCCGCATACATCGCGCATGAAATTCGTAATCCGCTTATGGCTATGGGTGGTTTTGCTAAGGTTTTGCTCAAAAACAAAACTATTGATGAGTCTGGGCATGAAAAAATAAAGATCATTTATAATGAATCAAAGCGGTTGGACAAACTGTTGAAAAGTATTTTGAGTTTTGTCCGTGCAAAGGATGTTGAAAAGAATAATATTGATGTGAACAGGGTTGCGGCGGATGCAATGCAGCTTCTTTCATTGGGATGTCAGTTACAGGGCATAAAAGTAGAGCTGGACCTTGATAAGAATATACCTTTGGGAGTAGGCGGGGCCGAGCAGGTCAGACAATGCCTTATTAATCTTGTGAAAAATTCTATGGAAGCCATGCCTGATGGTGGCATAATAAAGATTTCTACAGGTGTGTCAGCGGCCTTTGTCTGGCTTGAAGTTCGCGATGACGGACCAGGTATACCGGACGAAATCCGTTCAGAGGTCTTTGAGCCGTTTTATTCCAGCAAGGTAAATGGTAATGGGCTGGGTCTTCCCCTTGTAAAAAAAATAATGGAAGAATTTGGCGGTGATGTTGAACTAGCCAGCAGGGAAGACAGTGGAACTAGTGTGGCTTTGCTCTTGCCTATAGCTAATCCGGTTGCGTAA